In Candidatus Sulfurimonas marisnigri, a single genomic region encodes these proteins:
- a CDS encoding DNA ligase — protein MKLILLIFLFSTLFASKPEIFLLNKYSEDINVTSWYMSEKLDGVRAYWDGNRLISRSGKIFSAPAFFTKEFPKHKLDGELWSKRGDFSNISSIVNQQKPHSGWKNLTYNVFEIPEMQGDFLQRLERVKSKTKYLKTIEQIRVKDKKHLEEFLKSVEEKGGEGAVVRNGELSYYTGRDNNALKVKSYIDEECEVIGYNKGQGKYENQTGSLSCEMKNTQVINIGSGLDDYQRANPPKIGAMITFKYYGLTSNGRPRFPVFLHIRE, from the coding sequence ATGAAACTTATTTTACTTATTTTTTTATTTTCAACTCTGTTCGCATCAAAGCCAGAGATATTTCTTTTAAATAAATATAGTGAAGATATAAATGTGACATCGTGGTATATGAGCGAGAAACTTGACGGTGTAAGAGCCTACTGGGACGGAAATAGATTAATATCCCGATCAGGCAAAATTTTTTCGGCTCCGGCATTTTTTACAAAAGAGTTTCCAAAACACAAACTAGACGGAGAGCTTTGGAGCAAAAGAGGCGATTTTTCAAATATCTCGTCCATCGTAAATCAGCAAAAGCCTCATAGCGGTTGGAAAAATTTAACTTACAATGTTTTTGAAATCCCTGAGATGCAAGGAGACTTTTTACAGAGGTTGGAGAGAGTTAAAAGTAAAACAAAATACTTAAAAACTATAGAACAAATTAGAGTAAAAGATAAAAAGCATTTAGAGGAGTTTTTAAAATCTGTTGAAGAAAAAGGTGGAGAGGGTGCAGTAGTCCGTAATGGAGAGCTTTCGTACTATACAGGAAGAGATAACAACGCTTTAAAGGTGAAAAGTTATATAGATGAAGAGTGTGAGGTTATCGGATATAATAAAGGGCAAGGAAAATATGAGAACCAGACAGGCTCACTCTCTTGTGAAATGAAAAACACGCAGGTTATAAACATTGGGAGCGGTTTAGATGATTATCAAAGAGCAAACCCTCCAAAAATAGGTGCTATGATAACATTTAAGTATTATGGCTTAACATCTAATGGCAGGCCCAGGTTTCCTGTTTTTTTACACATTAGAGAGTAA